From Rhodamnia argentea isolate NSW1041297 chromosome 10, ASM2092103v1, whole genome shotgun sequence, a single genomic window includes:
- the LOC115739887 gene encoding laccase-17-like — translation MAVTFHLVGEMSFQNQLFVFCTLLLLGFPKLAEGATRHYTFNIDYHNLTRLCHTRSVLSVNKQVPGLPLVAREGDQVLVKVVNHVSNNVTIHWHGIRQLRTAWADGPAYVTQCPIRTNQSYTYNFTITGQRGTLLWHAHISWLRSSIYGAIIILPRRNESYPFAKPYKEVPIIFGEWFNVDPEAVIAQALQTGGGPNVSDAYTINGLPGPLYNCSSKDTFKLKVKPGKTYLLRIINAALNDELFFSIANHTLTVVETDAVYTKPFSADHLLITPGQTMNVLLATKPDFPNSTFLMEARAYFTGQGTFDNSTVAGILEYSHPTSSNYLSLDKLPLYKPTLPPINGTAFVTNFTRQLRSLANSKFPANVPQKVDRKFFFTVGLGSTPCPKNTTCQGPNGTKFAAAVNNISFALPSVALLQAYFFGQSNGVYTDDFPANPPVPFNYTGPPPNNTMVTNATKAVVLAYNTSVELVMQDTSILGAESHPLHLHGFNFFVVGQGFGNYDPNKDPAKFNLVDPIERNTFGVPAGGWVAIRFLADNPGVWFMHCHLDVHTTWGLRMAWIVLDGPQPNQKLLPPPSDLPKC, via the exons ATGGCTGTAACCTTTCACCTAGTTGGAGAGATGAGCTTCCAGAACCAGCTCTTCGTCTTCTGCACCTTGTTACTACTAGGGTTTCCAAAGTTGGCAGAAGGCGCAACGAGGCACTACACCTTCAAT ATCGATTACCACAACTTGACGAGGCTGTGCCACACGAGGAGTGTGCTGAGCGTGAACAAGCAGGTCCCGGGGCTGCCGCTAGTGGCTAGGGAAGGCGACCAGGTCCTCGTCAAGGTGGTGAACCATGTTTCCAACAACGTCACCATTCACTG GCACGGGATCCGGCAACTGAGGACAGCTTGGGCGGACGGACCGGCCTACGTGACCCAGTGCCCCATACGGACCAACCAGAGCTACACCTACAACTTCACCATCACCGGCCAGAGAGGGACGCTGCTGTGGCACGCGCACATCTCATGGCTCAGATCGAGCATCTACGGCGCCATCATCATCCTCCCGAGGCGGAACGAATCCTACCCATTCGCGAAACCCTACAAGGAAGTCCCGATAATATTCG GGGAGTGGTTTAATGTAGACCCAGAAGCGGTCATCGCGCAGGCCCTTCAGACAGGAGGAGGCCCCAACGTCTCCGATGCCTATACCATCAATGGCCTTCCGGGACCCTTGTACAATTGCTCCTCTAAAG ATACCTTCAAGTTGAAGGTGAAGCCTGGGAAGACATACCTCCTCCGGATAATCAACGCTGCACTCAACGACGAGCTCTTCTTCAGCATAGCCAACCACACACTCACCGTCGTCGAGACTGACGCCGTGTACACCAAGCCCTTCTCCGCGGACCACCTCCTCATAACCCCGGGCCAAACCATGAACGTCCTCCTCGCGACCAAGCCCGACTTTCCCAACTCCACCTTCCTCATGGAAGCGCGGGCCTATTTCACCGGCCAGGGCACTTTCGACAACTCCACCGTCGCCGGAATCCTCGAGTACAGCCACCCGACGAGCTCTAATTACCTGTCACTCGACAAGCTTCCTTTATATAAACCAACTCTCCCTCCCATAAACGGCACTGCCTTCGTCACCAACTTTACGAGGCAACTCCGCAGCTTGGCCAATTCCAAGTTTCCCGCCAACGTGCCGCAAAAGGTCGACCGAAAGTTCTTCTTCACTGTCGGCCTCGGGTCGACCCCGTGCCCAAAAAACACCACATGTCAAGGACCCAACGGCACGAAATTCGCCGCGGCAGTCAACAACATATCCTTCGCGTTGCCGTCCGTGGCTCTCTTGCAGGCTTACTTCTTCGGCCAGTCCAATGGCGTGTACACCGACGATTTCCCCGCCAACCCGCCCGTGCCATTCAACTACACGGGGCCGCCGCCGAACAACACCATGGTGACCAATGCCACGAAGGCCGTGGTTCTGGCATACAACACGAGTGTGGAGCTAGTGATGCAGGACACGAGCATTCTCGGCGCGGAGAGCCACCCGCTTCATCTGCACGGGTTCAACTTCTTTGTCGTCGGGCAAGGGTTCGGGAACTATGACCCGAATAAAGACCCGGCCAAATTCAATTTGGTAGACCCAATCGAGAGGAACACGTTTGGTGTTCCGGCGGGAGGATGGGTGGCCATTCGTTTCCTTGCAGACAATCCAG GGGTGTGGTTCATGCACTGTCATCTGGACGTGCACACAACCTGGGGCCTGAGGATGGCATGGATAGTCCTCGATGGACCACAGCCCAATCAGAAGCTACTGCCGCCGCCGTCGGACCTTCCAAAATGCTGA
- the LOC115739901 gene encoding uncharacterized protein LOC115739901, translating into MDQDDENPSEINRKRKLQPGLLILPLPKHQCWDRSPIHLSTFNKHSEEDDTSKVAIKGKVEIGDSIDGSGPESEKDSNSHMENSDSAMSLYGVDNWDTESASITNGHSASFTSYGCANSENSSYSFDSMMILDKQDGKDNLVLGLQDVIPLSGDSQLRVQQILEEHLLQFGNHADHICSEEGKDCIDQCHDDETEDIIYSDCGASNNFVLSSGRWIVNREAQHGTRRPTIDQEFEQYFSTLML; encoded by the exons ATGGATCAGGACGACGAGAACCCATCCGAGATCAACAG GAAAAGAAAGTTGCAGCCTGGGCTCTTGATTCTGCCTCTGCCAAAGCACCAATGCTGGGATCGAAGCCCTATTCATTTGTCTACATTCAATAAGCACTCGGAAGAAGATGACACATCTAAAGTCGCAATCAAGGGAAAGGTGGAAATAGGCGACAGCATCGATGGTTCGGGACCTGAATCGGAAAAGGATAGTAACAGCCACATGGAAAATTCCGATTCCGCTATGTCATTGTATGGAGTAGATAACTGGGACACTGAGTCTGCCTCAATAACCAATGGGCATTCAGCATCGTTCACCAGTTATGGGTGTGCGAATTCGGAAAATTCATCTTATTCATTCGATAGCATGATGATACTGGATAAACAGGATGGTAAAGATAATCTAGTGCTAGGTCTTCAGGACGTCATTCCTCTCAGTGGCGACAGTCAATTACGAGTACAGCAGATCCTGGAGGAGCATCTCCTTCAATTTGGAAACCATGCAGACCACATATGCTCGGAAGAGGGAAAGGACTGCATTGACCAATGCCATGATGATGAAACCGAAGATATCATCTACTCCGACTGTGGGGCTTCCAATAATTTTGTCCTTTCCTCTGGAAGATGGATCGTCAACCGAG AAGCCCAACACGGTACGAGAAGACCGACAATAGACCAAGAGTTTGAGCAGTACTTCTCCACACTCATGCTGTAG